One segment of Gopherus flavomarginatus isolate rGopFla2 chromosome 8, rGopFla2.mat.asm, whole genome shotgun sequence DNA contains the following:
- the SPTSSB gene encoding serine palmitoyltransferase small subunit B: protein MDIKHVKDYLYWLYYQYLLITCCYVLEPWEQSMFHTIFITVFAMVVYTAYVFIPIHIHLAFEFFSQLFGDQRESTVAIMN, encoded by the coding sequence ATGGATATTAAGCATGTGAAGGATTATCTTTACTGGCTATACTATCAATACCTACTGATCACCTGTTGCTATGTGTTGGAGCCCTGGGAGCAATCCATGTTCCATActatttttattactgtttttGCTATGGTAGTGTACACAGCTTATGTCTTTATACCTATCCACATCCATTTGGCTTTTGAGTTCTTCTCCCAGTTATTTGGAGACCAGCGTGAAAGTACTGTTGCCATTATGAACTGA